A single window of Nicotiana sylvestris chromosome 3, ASM39365v2, whole genome shotgun sequence DNA harbors:
- the LOC104227768 gene encoding glycine-rich RNA-binding protein RZ1C-like isoform X2, giving the protein MSEICRTADSAAQVMLDRDTGRPRGFGFLTYADRRAMEDAIREMDGAEFGDRPITVNKAQPKMGSEDPDHGYGGGYLSGGRASYGGGNRSVGQDTCFSCGRPGHWARDCPLEGGGRGARPLTPPRSRYGGGGRGDRFGSDRDRYMDDRYDRGNYADRERYDSRYGNRDRYTSDRYPPGGDRLGNRYGGSDRYPENGYGKERGFDRDVGPRGVGDRYEAGGPAREGRSYRDRAGPYDRPQRGGRPPSFDRY; this is encoded by the exons ATGAGTGAAATCTGCAGGACTGCAGATTCTGCTGCCCAA GTTATGCTGGACAGAGACACTGGTCGCCCTCGTGGATTTGGGTTTTTAACGTATGCAGATCGCCGGGCAATGGAGGACGCGATAAGAGAAATGGATGGTGCAGAGTTTGGTGATAGGCCAATCACAGTGAACAAGGCCCAACCAAAGATGGGAAGTGAGGATCCTGACCATGGCTATGGTGGAGGTTACCTATCAGGTGGCAGGGCAAGCTATGGTGGGGGTAATAGGTCAGTTGGGCAAGACACTTGCTTCAGCTGTGGTCGCCCTGGCCATTGGGCCAGAGACTGTCCATTAGAAGGAGGTGGCCGTGGTGCTCGACCACTAACACCCCCTCGTTCTAGGTATGGTGGTGGTGGACGTGGCGATAGGTTTGGAAGTGACCGTGATAGGTACATGGATGACCGGTATGATAGAGGGAACTATGCTGATAGGGAGCGCTATGACAGCAGATACGGGAACCGTGATCGATACACTAGTGACAG GTACCCTCCTGGTGGTGATCGCTTGGGCAACAGGTATGGAGGTTCTGACCGCTACCCTGAGAATGGTTATGGCAAAGAGAGAGGTTTTGATAGGGATGTAGGCCCGAGAGGTGTGGGTGACAGATATGAAGCTGGAGGGCCAGCCCGAGAAGGAAGAAGCTACAGAGATAGAGCAGGACCCTATGACCGCCCTCAAAGGGGAGGACGCCCACCTTCCTTTGACCGTTATTGA
- the LOC104227768 gene encoding glycine-rich RNA-binding protein RZ1C-like isoform X1 → MSGKVGDYRIFVGGLSSDITERQLEDAFSPFGKIVDCQVMLDRDTGRPRGFGFLTYADRRAMEDAIREMDGAEFGDRPITVNKAQPKMGSEDPDHGYGGGYLSGGRASYGGGNRSVGQDTCFSCGRPGHWARDCPLEGGGRGARPLTPPRSRYGGGGRGDRFGSDRDRYMDDRYDRGNYADRERYDSRYGNRDRYTSDRYPPGGDRLGNRYGGSDRYPENGYGKERGFDRDVGPRGVGDRYEAGGPAREGRSYRDRAGPYDRPQRGGRPPSFDRY, encoded by the exons ATGTCAGGGAAGGTGGGAGATTATCGAATTTTTGTAGGAGGGTTATCATCGGACATTACTGAACGTCAGCTGGAAGATGCCTTTAGCCCTTTCGGTAAAATTGTTGATTGTCAG GTTATGCTGGACAGAGACACTGGTCGCCCTCGTGGATTTGGGTTTTTAACGTATGCAGATCGCCGGGCAATGGAGGACGCGATAAGAGAAATGGATGGTGCAGAGTTTGGTGATAGGCCAATCACAGTGAACAAGGCCCAACCAAAGATGGGAAGTGAGGATCCTGACCATGGCTATGGTGGAGGTTACCTATCAGGTGGCAGGGCAAGCTATGGTGGGGGTAATAGGTCAGTTGGGCAAGACACTTGCTTCAGCTGTGGTCGCCCTGGCCATTGGGCCAGAGACTGTCCATTAGAAGGAGGTGGCCGTGGTGCTCGACCACTAACACCCCCTCGTTCTAGGTATGGTGGTGGTGGACGTGGCGATAGGTTTGGAAGTGACCGTGATAGGTACATGGATGACCGGTATGATAGAGGGAACTATGCTGATAGGGAGCGCTATGACAGCAGATACGGGAACCGTGATCGATACACTAGTGACAG GTACCCTCCTGGTGGTGATCGCTTGGGCAACAGGTATGGAGGTTCTGACCGCTACCCTGAGAATGGTTATGGCAAAGAGAGAGGTTTTGATAGGGATGTAGGCCCGAGAGGTGTGGGTGACAGATATGAAGCTGGAGGGCCAGCCCGAGAAGGAAGAAGCTACAGAGATAGAGCAGGACCCTATGACCGCCCTCAAAGGGGAGGACGCCCACCTTCCTTTGACCGTTATTGA